A stretch of DNA from Desulfosarcina ovata subsp. ovata:
CCCGCGTATGGAAGAACTTACGTTTTTCACTGAGGCGCACGGTTTGGACAGTCCAGTGCTGATTCGGCTAACGCAGTGGGCGTGTCGACTGTCCAGGGGGGATCTGGGTACCTCCCTGAGAACCGGGGAGCCGGTGGCCGAAGAGTTCTGGTCGCGATTTCCCGCGACCCTGGTGTTGGCCACCGCATCCATGGTACTGGCGATCTTCCTCGGACTGCCGCTGGGCGTTGTCTCTGCCGTCAAACAAAACTCACGACTGGATCATCTCAGTCGTCTGATCGCCTTGGGAGGCGTATCCATACCAAATTTCTGGCTGGGCATGATGCTGATCCTGTTTTTCGGCGTCGGCCTCGGTTGGCTGCCCACCTTTGGCTATGGCGGTTTGCCGCACCTGATTCTCCCCACCATTACCCTTGGAACGGGGTTGGCTGCAATACTGATGCGTCTGCAGCGTGCCAGTATGCTGGACGTATTGAACAAAAACTATATCCGAACCGCAAGGGCCAAGGGACTCGATGAGTTCATGGTAATCGGCAAGCATGCCTTTAAGAATACCTTGATTCCGGTAATCACGATTATCGGCATACAGTTTGCTCATCTACTTTCCGGTGTGGTGATCGTGGAGGAAATTTTTGCCTGGCCTGGAATCGGTCATTTTCTCATAGAAGCGATTCATGCCAAGGATTATCCGGTGATTCAAGGCTTTGTGCTGCTCATCGCCCTCTTTTTCGTTCTCACAAACCTGTTTGTTGACATGATTTACGCCCTTTGCGATCCCCGTGTTCGGCATCTTGGCAATCGTTAACGGTTTAATAGAAATGATTCATCGATTCATTCAGGACAAATTGGCATTGGTAGGCTTAGGGATACTGTTCTTTCTCTCAATGACGGCAATTATGGCGCCAGTCTTCTCTCCCTATGATCCATTGGAATTGAATCTGGGCGCGCGATTGTTACCGCCAAGCATCAACCATCCCATGGGAACGGACGCGGTGGGCCGGGACATGCTGAGCCGAATCATATATGGGACCAGAATATCGTTGGTGATCGCAGCAGTTGTTGTCTTTTTTGAGACGTTGATTGGCTTGATCGTGGGCACTGCCGCCGGCTATTTCGGAAAGCTGGTTGATGAACTATTAATGCGGCTCGTCGACATCTTGCTGGCCTTTCCGGGTATCATCTTGTCCTTGGCCATCGTTGGAATTCGGGGCGCGTCACCAATGAATTTGATTGTCGCACTATCGTCGGTCGGCTGGGGAAAGTACGCCAGGCTCTTTCGCGGGACGATCCTCGCCGTGAAAGAAGAGCCGTTCATCGAATCCGCCAGGGCCATCGGATGCGGTAAGTTGCGAATTGCATGCTGCCATATGCTGCCAAATATCGTTTCGCCGATTATCGTACTGGCGACCATGAATATGGGGACCATTATCATCTCTACCGCCGGACTCAGCTTCATCGGCCTGGGGATTCAAGCACCGACACCGGAATGGGGCGTCATGCTCAATGAGGCAAAGCCATTCATGGAAACATATCCTCACTTGATGATTTTCCCCGGCCTGATGATCATGGTTACCGTGATGGCCTTCAATTTTCTTGGCGACGGTCTTCGCGATCTTTTTGACCTCAGCATACAGAAGATTGGCACTTAATAGCATGGTCATCTTTTGTGATATCAACAATTTGAATGTGAGCCTGCCGACGGCTTCCGGCGTTGTACAGGCATCACGCGATGTATCCCTGACAATAGGAAAGGGGGAAGCCCACTGTATCGCCGGAGAATCCGGCTGTGGAAAAACCATCGTCGCCCTTGCCATCATGCGGTTGCTTCCGAAAAATGCAATAACCCGTGGCAAAATTATCTTTAACGGCACGAATCTTTTTCATCTATCTGAAAAGGAAATGCGTGATATTCGGGGCAATCACATCGCCATGGTTTTCGAACAACCCCAGAGCTGTTTCAACCCGGTCTATACGGTGGGAGATCAACTGTCTGAAGCGGTGAGAATCCATGAGCGGTGTTCATCATCCGCGGCACGTGAGAAGGCGATCACGCTGATGACCCAGGTGAATATACCGGACCCTCGAAAACGATATGACCAATATCCGCATGAATACAGCGGTGGTATGGTGCAGCGCGCGATGATCGCGATGGCGATGGCCCTGAAACCGGCACTGCTCATCGCCGATGAACCGACGACCGCGCTCGATGTCACTACCCGGTCGCATGTTGTATCGCTGATCAAAACGTTCGTCGCTGAGTTCAACACTGCGCTTCTGCTGATCACCCACGACCTGGGGCTGGCGTTCCAACTGTGTGAGAACATCTCAATCATGTATGCGGGGAGAATCGTGGAAAGCGGTCAGATCGAAGATATTCAAAAAATGCCCCAGCACCCTTACACCCAGGCGCTGATGCATGCCTTTTCAAATGACGCATCCGCCCCCATCGGGGGCATGGCTCCCGAATTGACAAAATTGCCGACCGGATGTCCGTTTCATCCACGCTGTAAAAACAGGATGCGCATCTGCCATGAAGTGGAACCGCAGGTAAAAAATGGAGTCAGGTGCCATCTATGATTGAACCTGTTATTGAAGTCATCAACCTGAAAAAGGATTTCCAAGGCGGCCTGTTCCGCAACAAAAAGGTAAGCGCCGTGGATGGGGTATCATTTCGGATCAAAAGAGGAGAGGCCCTGGGCCTTTTGGGCGAAAGCGGCAGTGGCAAATCCACTCTGGGCCGATGCCTGCTTCGATTAATCGATCCGACGGCCGGTGAAATCTATTTTAAAGGGAAAAATATCTTGGCCATGAACGGCGATTTCCGCCCCTTTCGCAAGCGGATGCAGATTATCTTCCAAGACGCCGATGGCGCTTTAAATCCCAGAATGACGGTAAAGGATCTTCTCCTGGAGCCCTTGAAAGTACACAGGCAGCTAAATGGACGGGCGCAGGAAACCGCCGCTGCGTTGATGGCACAGGTAAACCTGCCCGCCGACTTGCTTGGTCGCTATCCCAACGCGCTCTCCGGCGGACAGCGGCAGAGAATCGCGATCTCACGGGCAATCAGTATCAAACCGGAATTTATCGTCGCTGACGAAGCGATCGCCTCCCTGGATCTCATCGGACAAGCGCAGGTCATGGCGCTCTTCAATCGCCTTAAAGCAGAGCAGCAAACCACTTTTCTCATTATATCGCACAGTCTTCGTTTCATTCGTCAAACAACGGATGCAGTGGCGGTCATGTTCACCGGAAAATTGGTTGAAATCGGAAAAACGACGGATATCCTGAACCATCCAGCCCATCCGTATACACAGGCTCTTTTATCGTCAACAAACACAAAGTTGGAGACACAATCATGAAAAACGTTTTCTTATGGATCTGTTGGCTTGCTATTTCACTGACGCTATCCTCCCTGGCATGGGGCCATGGAACAATCGGGTACACCCAATCGGCTGACGGTGTCCGGGTCAACGCCGGATATGATGACGGCGAGCCAATGAGTTATGCGGCGGTTGAGATATCCGCCCCGGAGGGTGATGTCGTGTTCCAGAAAGGCCGCACCGATCGCAACGGTGTTTTCATGTTCGTCCCCGACCAGCCCGGGAAATGGTGCATCGTGGTCAGCGATGGCATGGGGCATCGGCTGGCACTGGAACATCAGGTCGAATCATTGAACCCTGAGCAAAAGGAAACCGCCCCTGTCCAGCCGGGCAAACCCGCCCCGGTCTCCCGCCGGGAAGGCATCGTTGCAGGAATCGGAATCATCTTCGGCCTGTTCGGCCTGCTTTACGGATGGAAAATCAAACGGCGAAACGGCAAATAGGGTTTCCCCCTTGCCCCGACCCATTCCATTGGAATCGTGGGTAATCGTTTTCATGCAGGGAGCCCTTTCAGGCCATATCGCCCTATTTTCAGGGTTGACATCACAACGCGATCTGG
This window harbors:
- the nikB gene encoding nickel ABC transporter permease; translated protein: MIAFILRRLLLSMVVMLGAAILSFALISLAPGNAAESILSAVRVDDPRMEELTFFTEAHGLDSPVLIRLTQWACRLSRGDLGTSLRTGEPVAEEFWSRFPATLVLATASMVLAIFLGLPLGVVSAVKQNSRLDHLSRLIALGGVSIPNFWLGMMLILFFGVGLGWLPTFGYGGLPHLILPTITLGTGLAAILMRLQRASMLDVLNKNYIRTARAKGLDEFMVIGKHAFKNTLIPVITIIGIQFAHLLSGVVIVEEIFAWPGIGHFLIEAIHAKDYPVIQGFVLLIALFFVLTNLFVDMIYALCDPRVRHLGNR
- the nikC gene encoding nickel transporter permease encodes the protein MFGILAIVNGLIEMIHRFIQDKLALVGLGILFFLSMTAIMAPVFSPYDPLELNLGARLLPPSINHPMGTDAVGRDMLSRIIYGTRISLVIAAVVVFFETLIGLIVGTAAGYFGKLVDELLMRLVDILLAFPGIILSLAIVGIRGASPMNLIVALSSVGWGKYARLFRGTILAVKEEPFIESARAIGCGKLRIACCHMLPNIVSPIIVLATMNMGTIIISTAGLSFIGLGIQAPTPEWGVMLNEAKPFMETYPHLMIFPGLMIMVTVMAFNFLGDGLRDLFDLSIQKIGT
- a CDS encoding ABC transporter ATP-binding protein: MALNSMVIFCDINNLNVSLPTASGVVQASRDVSLTIGKGEAHCIAGESGCGKTIVALAIMRLLPKNAITRGKIIFNGTNLFHLSEKEMRDIRGNHIAMVFEQPQSCFNPVYTVGDQLSEAVRIHERCSSSAAREKAITLMTQVNIPDPRKRYDQYPHEYSGGMVQRAMIAMAMALKPALLIADEPTTALDVTTRSHVVSLIKTFVAEFNTALLLITHDLGLAFQLCENISIMYAGRIVESGQIEDIQKMPQHPYTQALMHAFSNDASAPIGGMAPELTKLPTGCPFHPRCKNRMRICHEVEPQVKNGVRCHL
- a CDS encoding ATP-binding cassette domain-containing protein; amino-acid sequence: MIEPVIEVINLKKDFQGGLFRNKKVSAVDGVSFRIKRGEALGLLGESGSGKSTLGRCLLRLIDPTAGEIYFKGKNILAMNGDFRPFRKRMQIIFQDADGALNPRMTVKDLLLEPLKVHRQLNGRAQETAAALMAQVNLPADLLGRYPNALSGGQRQRIAISRAISIKPEFIVADEAIASLDLIGQAQVMALFNRLKAEQQTTFLIISHSLRFIRQTTDAVAVMFTGKLVEIGKTTDILNHPAHPYTQALLSSTNTKLETQS